The Miscanthus floridulus cultivar M001 chromosome 17, ASM1932011v1, whole genome shotgun sequence genome has a window encoding:
- the LOC136517023 gene encoding KH domain-containing protein SPIN1-like, producing the protein MDGLHGTDACFSPARAISPQVVRPPAGPPDVGSQYLAELLQEHQKLGPFMQVLPICSRLLNQEIMRVSNIRRQHGAAGDFDRFPAASPNQMHPSPPMPNFCGNGFSPWNGMHSERVGVPQGAMGWQGPPQSPASYIVKKILRLEVPTETYPNFNFIGRLLGPRGNSLKRIEASTGCRVFIRGKGSIKDSGKEEQLKGRSGYEHLSEPLHILIEAELPANVIDARLAKAQEILEELLKPVDESQDYYKRQQLRELAMLNSPLREESPHPGGAPPSPFSNGGMKRVKQ; encoded by the exons aTGGACGGCCTGCACGGTACGGACGCCTGCTTCTCCCCCGCGAGGGCCATCTCGCCGCAGGTGGTGAGGCCCCCGGCCGGGCCGCCGGACGTAGGCAG TCAGTACCTGGCGGAGCTGCTGCAGGAGCACCAGAAGCTGGGGCCCTTCATGCAGGTGCTCCCAATCTGCAGCAGGCTGCTGAATCAAG AAATAATGCGGGTGTCGAATATCCGGCGCCAACATGGTGCTGCTGGGGACTTTGACAGGTTTCCAGCCGCAAGCCCCAACCAGATGCATCCATCACCCCCCATGCCAAACTTTTGTGGAAACGGGTTTAGTCCATGGAATGGGATGCATTCAGAG AGAGTAGGTGTTCCACAAGGAGCTATGGGTTGGCAAGGACCCCCACAAAGCCCCGCTTCTTACATTGTCAAGAAGATTTTGCGGTTGGAAGTACCGACAGAAACATACCCTAAT TTTAATTTTATCGGCCGTCTTCTTGGACCAAGGGGAAACTCTTTAAAGAGGATTGAAGCCTCTACAGGCTGTCGTGTTTTCATCAGAGGGAAAGGCTCAATTAAAGATTCTGGCAAG GAGGAACAACTCAAGGGAAGATCTGGCTATGAACACTTGAGTGAACCCCTCCATATCTTGATTGAAGCTGAGTTACCTGCTAATGTGATTGATGCAAGACTTGCAAAGGCACAAGAGATCCTTGAAGAGTTGTTGAAACCAGTG GATGAATCACAAGACTACTACAAGAGGCAGCAACTCCGAGAACTTGCAATGTTGAATTCGCCACTCCGAGAGGAGAGTCCACATCCAGGTGGTGCTCCTCCTAGTCCCTTCAGTAATGGCGGCATGAAAAGAGTGAAACAATGA
- the LOC136518741 gene encoding uncharacterized protein isoform X2, whose product MAYHRKQGIQRSATFVEDHRQTSSGGSASPAIASPRATRFADDSRRPARSSRLAAQAMVASSAARADLTLPSFGERFPAASAAAASQCDAEPSSPVQDPVTQLYTSTTSLNDEGPKYDIELSKKDHKKHGFWALVAQKAKVMLDENGTPRAQTQTSESRWSYDRVGSSESQSPTSRRGSLEGKLDIGGKIKDVLEEGQAVADSTTSGGTHGGVVAARKLQIRRKACSMDFRAANLTPASPDMSPMLADTESPQIKASRDVANAMAAKVKLLQRELKTLKADLAFSKERCAQLEEENRLLRDGNHDADADEDLIRQQLETLLAEKARLAHENTVYARENWFLREIVEYHQLNMQDVVNLDDDDIEEEDDYDVDADDDEDAELEAEQHHDRRKSLPSQIVMEEEEHQAADPGTEPQSPSRHTESPRMLSTNSGGGGGGGGTPDHESPRILNTNSGGGTPGNESPRMLNSGGGGGTPDHESPRMLNTDSGGTPDHESPRMMNTNSDGTPGHESPRVLNTNSGVGIVASESPRMLSTNSGGNTNESPRSFKDDGSSSETTRDG is encoded by the exons ATGGCGTACCATCGGAAGCAGGGCATCCAGCGGTCGGCCACGTTCGTGGAGGACCACCGCCAGACGTCGTCGGGCGGCTCCGCGTCGCCGGCCATCGCGTCCCCGCGCGCCACGCGGTTCGCGGACGACAGCCGCCGCCCCGCCCGCTCCTCTCGCCTGGCCGCGCAGGCCATGGTGGCCTCGTCCGCCGCTCGCGCGGACCTAACGCTGCCTTCCTTCGGCGAGCGCTTCCCGgccgcctcggcggcggcggcgtcccagTGCGACGCCGAGCCGAGTAGCCCGGTGCAG GACCCAGTCACCCAGCTCTACACATCGACAACGAGCCTAAACGACGAGGGGCCGAAGTACGACATCGAGCTATCCAAGAAAGACCACAAGAAGCATGGGTTCTGGGCGCTCGTGGCTCAGAAAGCCAAAGTCATGCTCGACGAAAACGGCACACCACGCGCTCAGACTCAG ACCTCTGAATCTCGCTGGTCCTACGATCGGGTCGGAAGCTCGGAGAGCCAGAGCCCCACGTCACGGAGAGGATCGTTGGAAGGGAAGCTAGACATCGGAGGGAAGATCAAGGACGTTCTTGAA GAGGGCCAGGCGGTGGCCGACAGCACAACGTCCGGCGGCACCCACGGCGGTGTCGTGGCTGCCCGGAAGCTGCAGATCAGGAGGAAGGCGTGCAGCATGGACTTCCGGGCGGCGAACCTGACCCCGGCCAGCCCCgacatgtcgccgatgctggccGACACGGAGTCGCCTCAGATCAAGGCCTCTCGCGAC GTAGCGAACGCCATGGCCGCCAAGGTGAAGCTGCTGCAGCGGGAGCTCAAGACGTTGAAGGCCGACCTGGCCTTCTCCAAGGAGCGGTGCGCGCAGCTGGAGGAGGAGAATCGGCTGCTCCGGGACGGCAAccacgacgccgacgccgacgaggACCTG ATACGGCAGCAGCTGGAGACGCTGCTCGCGGAGAAGGCGCGGCTGGCGCACGAGAACACGGTGTACGCCCGCGAGAACTGGTTCCTGCGGGAGATCGTCGAGTACCACCAGCTCAACATGCAGGACGTCGTCAACCTTGACGACGACGAcatcgaggaagaagatgattaCGACGTTGACGCCGACGATGACGAGGATGCGGAGCTGGAGGCTGAGCAGCACCACGATCGCCGCAAGTCCCTGCCGTCCCAGATTGTGATGGAGGAAGAGGAGCACCAGGCGGCCGATCCGGGCACCGAACCGCAGTCGCCCTCTCGGCACACAGAGTCGCCGCGAATGCTGAGCAccaacagcggcggcggcggcggcggcggcggcacccctGACCATGAATCGCCGCGGATCCTGAACACGAACAGCGGCGGCGGCACCCCTGGCAACGAATCGCCGCGGATGCtgaacagcggcggcggcggcggcacccctGACCACGAATCGCCGCGGATGCTGAACACGGACAGCGGCGGCACTCCTGACCACGAATCGCCGCGGATGATGAACACGAACAGCGACGGCACCCCTGGCCACGAATCGCCGCGGGTGCTGAACACAAACAGCGGCGTCGGAATTGTTGCTAGCGAATCCCCTAGGATGCTGAGCACAAACAGCGGCGGCAACACAAACGAGTCGCCCCGGAGCTTCAAAGATGATGGTTCTTCATCAGAAACGACGAGGGACGGGTGA
- the LOC136518741 gene encoding uncharacterized protein isoform X1, with protein sequence MAYHRKQGIQRSATFVEDHRQTSSGGSASPAIASPRATRFADDSRRPARSSRLAAQAMVASSAARADLTLPSFGERFPAASAAAASQCDAEPSSPVQDPVTQLYTSTTSLNDEGPKYDIELSKKDHKKHGFWALVAQKAKVMLDENGTPRAQTQTSESRWSYDRVGSSESQSPTSRRGSLEGKLDIGGKIKDVLEQEGQAVADSTTSGGTHGGVVAARKLQIRRKACSMDFRAANLTPASPDMSPMLADTESPQIKASRDVANAMAAKVKLLQRELKTLKADLAFSKERCAQLEEENRLLRDGNHDADADEDLIRQQLETLLAEKARLAHENTVYARENWFLREIVEYHQLNMQDVVNLDDDDIEEEDDYDVDADDDEDAELEAEQHHDRRKSLPSQIVMEEEEHQAADPGTEPQSPSRHTESPRMLSTNSGGGGGGGGTPDHESPRILNTNSGGGTPGNESPRMLNSGGGGGTPDHESPRMLNTDSGGTPDHESPRMMNTNSDGTPGHESPRVLNTNSGVGIVASESPRMLSTNSGGNTNESPRSFKDDGSSSETTRDG encoded by the exons ATGGCGTACCATCGGAAGCAGGGCATCCAGCGGTCGGCCACGTTCGTGGAGGACCACCGCCAGACGTCGTCGGGCGGCTCCGCGTCGCCGGCCATCGCGTCCCCGCGCGCCACGCGGTTCGCGGACGACAGCCGCCGCCCCGCCCGCTCCTCTCGCCTGGCCGCGCAGGCCATGGTGGCCTCGTCCGCCGCTCGCGCGGACCTAACGCTGCCTTCCTTCGGCGAGCGCTTCCCGgccgcctcggcggcggcggcgtcccagTGCGACGCCGAGCCGAGTAGCCCGGTGCAG GACCCAGTCACCCAGCTCTACACATCGACAACGAGCCTAAACGACGAGGGGCCGAAGTACGACATCGAGCTATCCAAGAAAGACCACAAGAAGCATGGGTTCTGGGCGCTCGTGGCTCAGAAAGCCAAAGTCATGCTCGACGAAAACGGCACACCACGCGCTCAGACTCAG ACCTCTGAATCTCGCTGGTCCTACGATCGGGTCGGAAGCTCGGAGAGCCAGAGCCCCACGTCACGGAGAGGATCGTTGGAAGGGAAGCTAGACATCGGAGGGAAGATCAAGGACGTTCTTGAA CAGGAGGGCCAGGCGGTGGCCGACAGCACAACGTCCGGCGGCACCCACGGCGGTGTCGTGGCTGCCCGGAAGCTGCAGATCAGGAGGAAGGCGTGCAGCATGGACTTCCGGGCGGCGAACCTGACCCCGGCCAGCCCCgacatgtcgccgatgctggccGACACGGAGTCGCCTCAGATCAAGGCCTCTCGCGAC GTAGCGAACGCCATGGCCGCCAAGGTGAAGCTGCTGCAGCGGGAGCTCAAGACGTTGAAGGCCGACCTGGCCTTCTCCAAGGAGCGGTGCGCGCAGCTGGAGGAGGAGAATCGGCTGCTCCGGGACGGCAAccacgacgccgacgccgacgaggACCTG ATACGGCAGCAGCTGGAGACGCTGCTCGCGGAGAAGGCGCGGCTGGCGCACGAGAACACGGTGTACGCCCGCGAGAACTGGTTCCTGCGGGAGATCGTCGAGTACCACCAGCTCAACATGCAGGACGTCGTCAACCTTGACGACGACGAcatcgaggaagaagatgattaCGACGTTGACGCCGACGATGACGAGGATGCGGAGCTGGAGGCTGAGCAGCACCACGATCGCCGCAAGTCCCTGCCGTCCCAGATTGTGATGGAGGAAGAGGAGCACCAGGCGGCCGATCCGGGCACCGAACCGCAGTCGCCCTCTCGGCACACAGAGTCGCCGCGAATGCTGAGCAccaacagcggcggcggcggcggcggcggcggcacccctGACCATGAATCGCCGCGGATCCTGAACACGAACAGCGGCGGCGGCACCCCTGGCAACGAATCGCCGCGGATGCtgaacagcggcggcggcggcggcacccctGACCACGAATCGCCGCGGATGCTGAACACGGACAGCGGCGGCACTCCTGACCACGAATCGCCGCGGATGATGAACACGAACAGCGACGGCACCCCTGGCCACGAATCGCCGCGGGTGCTGAACACAAACAGCGGCGTCGGAATTGTTGCTAGCGAATCCCCTAGGATGCTGAGCACAAACAGCGGCGGCAACACAAACGAGTCGCCCCGGAGCTTCAAAGATGATGGTTCTTCATCAGAAACGACGAGGGACGGGTGA
- the LOC136518650 gene encoding pentatricopeptide repeat-containing protein At1g11900-like: MWRLPPAAALLRLRRSLAATARLSAPGYLMLVEQPTARTNSPMTVRCLQQCGSDNTDDDRVSQAFKRCCSTSASSGASDASPSAAHVKNLCRSGNLVDAVRVLRQLHDEQIHVGLHTFNMLLQHTAEANSFALFAKVFRYLLLSKLAPDSTSYMNVAKALQKLDDCELILKFVRELLEITHQRDPTVMNRIIFTTAQYGHIDKSLVIFEELKKYQTSLDVVTFNTVLDMLGEAGRVDQMLREVKLMEELGHFPDIVTYNTLINCLRRLGRLDLCKRFAGEMLERGITPDLRTYTALIDSFGRSGHITDALEMFQKMKKSHQPSVYVYRALISNLKKAGQFELAQKLTEDMNSSASELIGPEDFKPKNKGRRFRKKG; this comes from the exons ATGTGGCGGCTCCCTCCGGCCGCGGCGCTCCTCCGACTCCGACGCTCGCTCGCCGCCACCGCGCGCCTCTCCGCTCCG GGGTATTTGATGCTCGTGGAACAGCCCACTGCACGCACTAATTCACCCATGACTGTGCGTTGCCTCCAACAGTGTGGTTCAGATAACACCGATGATGATAGGGTCAGTCAGGCATTTAAGCGGTGCTGCTCAACCAGTGCTAGTAGTGGTGCTTCAGATGCATCACCGTCTGCTGCTCATGTCAAGAACCTCTGCAGATCTGGCAATCTTGTTGATGCTGTTCGTGTTCTTCGACAACTGCATGACGAGCAGATCCATGTCGGCCTGCACACCTTTAATATGTTGCTGCAACACACAGCTGAAGCAAACAGCTTTGCTCTTTTTGCCAAGGTATTCAGGTACCTTCTGCTTTCAAAACTTGCTCCTGATTCGACTTCATATATGAATGTTGCAAAGGCCCTACAGAAGTTGGATGACTGTGAATTGATACTCAAATTTGTAAGAGAACTTTTGGAAATCACACATCAAAGAGATCCTACAGTTATGAATCGCATTATCTTCACCACAGCTCAATACGGACACATTGATAAAAGTTTGGTCAtttttgaagagttgaagaaatatCAGACCAGCTTGGATGTTGTCACGTTCAACACTGTTTTGGACATGCTAGGGGAAGCTGGTCGGGTGGACCAAATGCTTCGTGAGGTGAAGCTAATGGAAGAACTTGGGCATTTTCCTGACATCGTGACATACAATACACTAATAAACTGCCTGCGAAGGCTTGGTAGACTAGATTTGTGCAAAAGGTTTGCTGGGGAAATGCTAGAGAGAGGCATCACTCCAGATTTGAGAACATACACTGCACTGATTGATAGTTTTGGACGGTCTGGCCATATTACTGATGCCCTGGAAATGTTTCAGAAGATGAAAAAGTCGCACCAACCTTCAGTTTATGTTTACCGTGCATTGATCAGCAACTTGAAAAAGGCTGGACAGTTTGAACTAGCACAAAAGCTCACTGAAGATATGAATTCAAGTGCTTCAGAGTTAATAGGCCCAGAAGATTTCAAGCCAAAGAATAAGGGAAGAAGGTTTAGAAAAAAAGGCTAA